A stretch of Planctomycetaceae bacterium DNA encodes these proteins:
- a CDS encoding alpha/beta hydrolase-fold protein, which yields MNRYFRLLLMSAVVCLSGIASAQEEDYPTPPEAVERDGVPKGRIDGPHEFRSTIYPGTVRNYWVYVPAQYDAAKPAALMIVQDGLGKAKGWNLSTVLDNMIHSGEIPVQLGIFIDHGVVPAPHENAQPRFNRSFEYDSMGDRYARFLIEEILPEVAKTYSFSDDPNDRCIAGSSSGLSAHYRCMGTTGCVSSRLQHDRHIRRSARRE from the coding sequence ATGAATCGATACTTCCGACTACTGTTGATGTCGGCCGTTGTGTGTCTTTCCGGAATCGCGAGTGCTCAGGAGGAAGATTATCCCACGCCGCCGGAAGCCGTGGAACGCGACGGAGTGCCGAAGGGACGGATCGACGGTCCGCATGAATTCCGCAGCACGATTTATCCCGGCACCGTGCGGAACTACTGGGTGTACGTGCCGGCTCAGTACGACGCCGCGAAGCCTGCGGCGCTGATGATCGTTCAGGACGGACTGGGAAAGGCGAAAGGCTGGAACCTGTCGACCGTGCTGGACAACATGATTCACAGCGGAGAGATCCCCGTTCAACTGGGGATCTTCATTGACCACGGCGTCGTCCCGGCTCCGCATGAGAACGCTCAGCCGCGCTTCAATCGCAGCTTTGAATACGACTCGATGGGAGACCGCTACGCTCGGTTTCTGATTGAAGAAATCCTGCCGGAGGTGGCGAAGACATATTCATTCAGCGACGATCCCAACGATCGCTGCATCGCCGGCAGCAGTTCCGGGCTATCTGCGCATTACCGCTGCATGGGAACGACCGGATGCGTTTCGTCGCGTCTTCAGCACGATCGGCACATACGTCGGTCTGCGCGGCGGGAATGA
- a CDS encoding SMP-30/gluconolactonase/LRE family protein — translation MLSALKFAGYDVEHVWGEGGHNNKQGAAVTPQALRWLWRDYPEPIQAGRAAERRTDLLIDGEDWELVSNGHRFTEGPAVGKSGDLFFTDIPNNVIHKVDADGDVTVFAEDTGGANGLMFGPDGKLYACAGTDGRVDRYTVGGEANGRRETFLDDIKPNDIVILHDGSGYVTEPGAKKVWHFTADGRKTEVDSGMEFPNGVITSPDQTLLTVSDTRSRFCMSYSIQADGSLTAKQEYGWLHVTDHVQSGADGMTVDTEGRIYVTTSLGVQVMDQLGRVHFIIRKPTDQWLSNVAFGGPDRRTLYVTCGDSVFRRRVTATGIDTATEPLMPPKPGL, via the coding sequence ATGTTGTCAGCCCTGAAGTTCGCCGGTTACGACGTCGAACATGTCTGGGGCGAAGGCGGCCACAACAACAAACAGGGAGCCGCCGTGACTCCGCAGGCGCTGCGATGGCTGTGGCGAGATTACCCGGAACCCATCCAGGCCGGGCGCGCCGCGGAACGACGCACCGATCTGCTGATTGATGGGGAAGACTGGGAACTGGTCAGCAACGGTCATCGCTTTACCGAAGGCCCCGCCGTCGGTAAATCGGGAGATCTGTTCTTTACCGACATCCCCAACAACGTCATTCACAAAGTCGACGCCGACGGAGACGTCACCGTCTTCGCCGAAGACACCGGCGGAGCCAACGGCCTGATGTTCGGACCTGACGGAAAACTCTACGCCTGCGCTGGCACGGACGGGCGAGTTGACCGGTACACCGTCGGCGGAGAAGCCAACGGCAGGCGAGAAACGTTTCTCGACGACATCAAGCCGAACGATATCGTCATTCTGCACGATGGCAGCGGCTACGTGACCGAACCCGGTGCGAAGAAGGTCTGGCACTTCACCGCCGACGGAAGGAAAACCGAAGTCGACAGCGGCATGGAGTTTCCAAACGGTGTCATCACGTCTCCCGATCAGACATTGCTGACCGTATCGGATACTCGAAGCCGCTTCTGCATGTCATACAGCATTCAGGCGGACGGTTCGCTGACCGCGAAGCAGGAATACGGCTGGCTGCACGTCACCGATCACGTGCAAAGCGGCGCTGATGGAATGACGGTGGATACTGAAGGCCGCATCTACGTCACAACATCGCTGGGAGTTCAGGTGATGGACCAGCTTGGACGCGTGCATTTCATCATCCGGAAACCAACCGACCAATGGCTGTCCAACGTCGCCTTCGGAGGACCGGACCGCAGAACTCTGTACGTCACCTGCGGAGACAGCGTGTTCAGGCGACGCGTGACAGCAACAGGAATCGACACCGCCACCGAACCGCTGATGCCGCCGAAACCGGGTTTGTAA
- a CDS encoding DUF2237 domain-containing protein, giving the protein MAKNVFGEDLQVCSSDPLTGFFRTGKCDTCGDDVGMHTVCVEVTDEFLEFSKRVGNDLTTPVPQYRFPGLKHGDRWCLCLPRWLEALDAGVAPKLVLRATHMSAIEHISMETLIAHSLDADEMTDRA; this is encoded by the coding sequence ATGGCCAAGAATGTTTTTGGGGAAGATCTGCAGGTCTGCTCAAGTGATCCGCTGACCGGATTCTTTCGTACCGGAAAATGCGATACCTGCGGAGACGATGTCGGCATGCACACGGTTTGCGTCGAAGTCACCGACGAGTTTCTGGAGTTCTCGAAACGAGTCGGCAACGACCTGACCACTCCCGTGCCGCAGTACCGGTTTCCCGGACTGAAACACGGCGATCGCTGGTGCCTGTGCCTGCCGCGATGGCTGGAAGCTCTGGACGCCGGCGTCGCTCCAAAGCTCGTCCTGCGCGCGACGCATATGTCGGCCATCGAACACATTTCGATGGAAACTCTGATTGCACACAGTCTGGACGCCGACGAAATGACAGACCGAGCGTAA
- a CDS encoding AAA family ATPase, with protein MYEAFWGFTSKPFGGRQALEAPASSRSQQTALLRLNYAFDNGSRAAAVVGSCGLGKSQVIRLLKAERPERRNVISVVFPSLSPLELLRIVADDINPGHSSALESAPMDAVLLSIRTSLRRLADGLHQQGGGRQTVICFDDAHLLSSDAMTCAIQSLLNLADIESRSELCVVLAGQPVLVSRLVRQPQLNERIGVVATLQGFGFAEMVNYVTSQLASVGCSRQVFTEAALRSLYDLSHGNPRRINRLCDMALLVGCADRCSEITERELEAVAAELMPAAA; from the coding sequence ATGTACGAGGCATTCTGGGGCTTTACTTCGAAACCATTTGGCGGCCGGCAGGCGCTGGAAGCTCCCGCGTCGTCGCGATCGCAGCAGACGGCATTGCTGCGGCTGAATTACGCCTTCGACAACGGTTCCCGCGCTGCGGCTGTGGTCGGAAGCTGCGGGCTGGGGAAGTCACAGGTCATTCGTCTGCTAAAGGCTGAACGGCCTGAACGAAGGAACGTGATCTCCGTCGTGTTTCCGTCGCTGAGTCCGCTGGAACTTCTGCGGATTGTCGCGGACGACATCAATCCGGGTCATTCGTCAGCGCTGGAATCGGCACCGATGGACGCGGTGCTGCTTTCAATTCGGACGTCACTTCGCCGTCTGGCGGACGGATTGCATCAGCAGGGCGGCGGTCGTCAGACGGTGATCTGCTTCGATGACGCTCACCTGCTGTCGTCCGACGCAATGACCTGTGCGATTCAGTCGCTGCTGAATCTTGCCGACATTGAATCCCGCAGCGAACTGTGTGTTGTGCTGGCCGGTCAGCCGGTGCTGGTATCGCGTCTTGTCCGGCAGCCGCAGTTGAACGAACGCATCGGCGTGGTCGCTACGCTGCAGGGCTTTGGCTTCGCGGAAATGGTCAACTACGTTACGTCTCAACTGGCTTCTGTCGGTTGTTCGCGGCAGGTCTTCACGGAAGCAGCGCTGCGGAGCCTGTACGATCTCAGCCACGGCAATCCGAGGCGGATCAATCGCCTGTGCGACATGGCTCTTCTGGTCGGCTGCGCGGATCGGTGCTCTGAAATCACGGAACGCGAGCTGGAAGCTGTGGCCGCGGAACTGATGCCCGCGGCGGCATGA
- a CDS encoding heterodisulfide reductase-related iron-sulfur binding cluster: MSDSSHPSTSPVGQSIQYDRFLDCVHCGLCTSACPTYVETGNENDSPRGRIYLMRSVVDGRLDLTDRVREHLDLCLDCRSCETACPSGVQYGRLLEPFRVEMHRSETPAAGLSPDDSGRPDWFHRWILHGLFPNRRRMAWALTPARWMQTLKVDRMLESTGLTKLLPGRLRRMQQQLPVLQKPLPPLPELLPAKGDRRATVGLFLGCVADAMFRRVHWATARVLQENGCDVLVPKSQNCCGAIHYHSGSSGPALQLMRQNTLAFELNTLDAIIVNVAGCGAMLKDYSHIADELNGDDDERLPAFVAKVRDVSEFLAELGPVKPSGAINAVVAYQDACHLQHAQKIRQQPRDLLQMIPGIRLKPIAEPELCCGAAGSYNLTQPEMADRLGRRKVANLLAVEPDLIVSGNAGCSLQLQAQLKQQGRAVPVLHPMELLDLSYRNAKLSDLS, translated from the coding sequence ATGTCAGATTCTTCCCATCCGTCCACATCGCCGGTTGGCCAGTCGATTCAGTACGACCGGTTTCTGGACTGCGTTCATTGCGGACTGTGTACGTCGGCATGTCCGACCTACGTCGAGACCGGCAACGAAAACGATAGTCCCCGCGGACGAATCTATCTGATGCGTTCCGTCGTCGACGGGCGGCTGGATCTGACCGACAGAGTCAGGGAGCATCTGGATCTGTGCCTGGACTGCAGAAGCTGTGAAACGGCGTGTCCTTCGGGAGTTCAATACGGTCGGCTGCTGGAACCTTTCCGCGTTGAAATGCACCGTTCCGAAACTCCCGCCGCCGGTTTGTCACCCGATGATTCCGGCAGGCCCGACTGGTTCCACCGGTGGATTCTGCACGGGCTGTTTCCAAACCGCCGGCGCATGGCGTGGGCTCTGACGCCCGCGCGTTGGATGCAGACGCTGAAAGTCGATCGGATGCTCGAAAGCACCGGTCTGACAAAGCTGCTTCCGGGACGATTGCGTCGAATGCAGCAGCAGTTACCGGTCCTGCAAAAACCGCTGCCTCCGCTTCCGGAGCTGTTGCCCGCAAAGGGAGACCGCCGCGCGACGGTCGGGCTGTTTCTGGGATGCGTCGCCGATGCGATGTTTCGGCGAGTCCACTGGGCGACAGCTCGCGTACTTCAGGAAAACGGCTGCGATGTCCTGGTGCCGAAAAGTCAGAACTGCTGCGGAGCAATCCATTATCACAGCGGATCATCCGGTCCGGCTCTGCAACTGATGCGTCAGAACACGCTGGCGTTTGAACTGAACACGCTGGACGCGATCATCGTCAACGTGGCCGGCTGCGGAGCGATGCTGAAGGACTATTCGCACATCGCCGACGAACTGAACGGCGACGATGACGAACGTCTGCCGGCATTTGTCGCGAAAGTTCGTGACGTGTCCGAGTTCCTGGCTGAACTCGGGCCGGTGAAACCCTCCGGCGCGATCAACGCGGTCGTCGCCTACCAGGACGCGTGCCATCTGCAGCACGCGCAGAAGATTCGCCAGCAGCCGCGCGACCTGCTGCAGATGATTCCCGGCATCCGACTGAAGCCGATCGCCGAACCGGAACTGTGCTGCGGAGCTGCCGGAAGTTACAACCTGACTCAGCCGGAGATGGCGGATCGTCTCGGCCGGCGCAAGGTGGCGAATCTGCTGGCCGTGGAACCCGACCTGATCGTCAGCGGCAATGCCGGCTGCTCACTGCAGTTGCAGGCTCAGCTAAAGCAGCAGGGCCGCGCGGTCCCGGTTCTGCACCCGATGGAACTGCTGGATCTCAGCTACCGCAACGCGAAACTGTCGGACCTGAGCTGA
- a CDS encoding TadE/TadG family type IV pilus assembly protein, whose amino-acid sequence MKTHRPLQRSRYGVGALQPSRQKSRKGTTAVEFTLVAIPFFIFLFAGIEFANMNNIRNTANNAAYEGCRKLVVPGAVAATGEAEARRIMSIVGANNLNVTVTPAVITDATREVTVRITLSFAANSILIPRWMSSANVTSEVTLATERYDGIPAP is encoded by the coding sequence ATGAAAACACATCGACCCCTGCAGCGCTCCCGCTACGGCGTCGGCGCCTTACAGCCATCCCGTCAGAAATCCCGGAAGGGAACAACGGCGGTTGAATTCACACTGGTGGCGATCCCGTTCTTCATCTTTCTGTTTGCCGGGATTGAGTTCGCCAACATGAACAACATTCGCAACACCGCCAACAACGCGGCCTACGAAGGCTGCCGAAAACTGGTGGTGCCCGGAGCCGTCGCGGCCACCGGCGAAGCGGAAGCGCGGCGAATCATGAGCATCGTCGGCGCCAATAACCTGAACGTCACCGTGACTCCCGCCGTCATCACGGATGCCACGCGGGAAGTGACCGTCCGCATCACGCTGAGCTTTGCCGCGAACTCAATTCTGATTCCGCGGTGGATGAGCTCGGCGAATGTGACTTCGGAAGTGACTCTGGCCACCGAGCGCTACGACGGCATTCCCGCTCCGTAG
- a CDS encoding VWA domain-containing protein, with protein MKRFLTCGDGPCSRARRGAMLILILVCLPVILAFAIFAINVAWMQLTRTELRTATDAAARSGSRMLSRSQDTAIARSWANAAALHNQVAGVPLVLAPTDVIFGNSAPDGFGGYVFSPRLDTDNDINATRVWGDRRSGSATGPVPMLFAGLFTRKIFEPLKTATATQIDRDVVLVLDRSGSMNTVTPTGTRWTDLKVAVQAFLNALATTPQDELVGVASYSTTSSNDQDMTLSYPTIMTTVNNLSPGGFTAIGKASKQGRIAVTDPAFARPTAQKTLVVMTDGIHNTGINPEIESRDAHVTYGITVHTITFSSSADQAWMQLVASEGGGQHWHADDQASLIAVFEEIAANLPTLLTE; from the coding sequence ATGAAACGTTTTCTCACCTGCGGAGATGGCCCATGCAGCCGGGCTCGCCGCGGGGCGATGCTGATTCTGATTCTGGTCTGCCTGCCCGTCATCCTTGCGTTCGCGATCTTTGCCATCAACGTTGCATGGATGCAGTTGACCCGGACGGAACTTCGAACGGCCACGGACGCGGCAGCCCGGTCGGGAAGCCGCATGCTGAGCCGCAGCCAGGACACCGCAATTGCCCGGTCCTGGGCGAATGCGGCCGCCCTGCACAATCAGGTCGCGGGTGTTCCGCTGGTCCTGGCTCCGACGGACGTCATTTTTGGCAACTCGGCTCCGGACGGATTCGGCGGCTATGTGTTTTCGCCCCGTCTGGACACGGATAATGACATCAACGCGACTCGTGTCTGGGGAGACCGCCGTTCGGGATCGGCCACCGGACCGGTGCCGATGCTGTTTGCCGGATTGTTCACACGCAAGATCTTCGAACCGCTTAAGACGGCCACGGCCACACAGATCGACCGCGACGTTGTGCTGGTGCTGGACCGGTCCGGATCGATGAACACGGTAACGCCAACGGGAACTCGCTGGACCGATCTGAAAGTCGCCGTGCAGGCGTTTCTGAATGCTCTTGCCACGACACCGCAGGATGAACTGGTCGGAGTCGCATCGTATTCCACCACATCCAGCAATGACCAGGACATGACGCTTTCCTATCCGACGATCATGACCACGGTCAACAATCTTTCTCCGGGCGGTTTCACAGCGATCGGCAAGGCATCAAAGCAGGGACGGATCGCTGTGACCGATCCGGCGTTTGCCCGCCCGACGGCACAAAAGACCCTGGTGGTGATGACCGACGGAATTCACAACACCGGCATAAATCCGGAAATCGAATCCCGCGACGCTCACGTCACCTACGGCATCACGGTCCACACGATCACATTCAGTTCCTCAGCCGATCAGGCGTGGATGCAACTGGTTGCCAGCGAAGGAGGCGGCCAGCACTGGCATGCCGATGACCAGGCTTCGCTGATTGCCGTGTTTGAGGAAATCGCCGCAAACCTGCCCACTCTGCTGACCGAATAG
- a CDS encoding VWA domain-containing protein — protein sequence MRRLPFPKRLTSGANRRGTMVVLIVICLPIVLAFAVFALNVAWMQLTRTELRTATDAAARAGSRMLSRSQSPATARSWAIQAAAQNTVGGQAMVVAPGDVVFGHATDNGYGGYVFTPGLDTDPDINGLRVTGDRRFGSAAGAVPMLYTGLFTTSAFEPVKSATAMQIDRDVLLVLDRSGSMATVTPTGTRWSDLKAAVQAFLNALASTPQDEFVGLATYSTTASRDLNLSLNYAGIMTTVNSFTPDGMTAIGEGIEAGRLSVTDITYARPTAQKTIVVMTDGIHNTGVNPEIKSLDAHVNYGVTVHTITFSDAADQTWMELTASEGGGQHWHADDQASLIAVFEEIAANLPTLLTE from the coding sequence ATGCGACGCCTGCCATTTCCAAAAAGACTCACGTCCGGCGCAAATCGGCGAGGAACGATGGTCGTCCTCATTGTCATTTGCCTGCCGATTGTTCTGGCCTTCGCTGTGTTCGCGCTGAACGTGGCGTGGATGCAGTTGACACGAACCGAACTTCGTACGGCCACCGACGCCGCGGCGCGAGCAGGAAGTCGCATGCTGAGTCGCAGCCAGAGTCCCGCCACGGCTCGATCGTGGGCCATCCAGGCCGCGGCACAGAACACCGTCGGTGGTCAGGCGATGGTGGTCGCGCCGGGCGACGTGGTCTTCGGTCACGCGACAGACAACGGATACGGCGGATACGTCTTCACTCCCGGTCTGGATACGGACCCGGATATCAACGGACTGCGAGTCACCGGGGACCGGCGATTCGGATCCGCCGCCGGAGCCGTTCCGATGTTGTACACAGGACTGTTTACGACGTCGGCGTTTGAACCGGTGAAGTCCGCGACGGCGATGCAGATCGACCGTGATGTGCTGCTGGTACTGGACCGTTCGGGATCCATGGCGACCGTGACGCCGACCGGTACACGCTGGTCCGACCTGAAGGCAGCCGTGCAGGCGTTCCTGAATGCCCTGGCATCAACGCCTCAGGACGAATTCGTGGGCCTGGCGACATACTCCACAACAGCGTCACGCGATCTGAATCTGTCGCTGAACTACGCCGGTATCATGACAACTGTCAACAGCTTCACTCCCGACGGTATGACGGCGATCGGGGAAGGCATCGAAGCCGGCCGACTGAGCGTCACCGACATCACCTACGCTCGACCGACGGCTCAGAAGACGATCGTGGTGATGACCGACGGCATTCACAACACCGGCGTGAATCCTGAAATCAAATCGCTGGACGCTCACGTCAACTATGGCGTCACCGTTCACACAATTACGTTCAGCGACGCGGCGGATCAGACCTGGATGGAACTGACGGCCAGCGAAGGAGGCGGTCAGCACTGGCACGCCGACGACCAGGCGTCTCTGATTGCGGTGTTTGAGGAGATCGCCGCCAACCTTCCGACTCTGCTGACCGAATGA
- a CDS encoding pilus assembly protein — protein MKKHFAAGRHRSQVASKRSGAAAAEFAVCLPLLMILLIGTIEACSMIYLKQTLSVAAYEGIRAAVTTSGDTAKVNTAADRILTARNVSGAVVTISPVNFESMPPETWITVTVSAPGSSNSVVRGWFYDNQQIAARATMMKEF, from the coding sequence ATGAAAAAGCACTTCGCAGCCGGTCGGCATCGTTCACAGGTCGCATCGAAGCGATCGGGAGCTGCTGCGGCTGAGTTTGCCGTGTGCCTGCCGCTGCTGATGATTCTGCTGATCGGTACCATCGAAGCCTGCTCGATGATCTATCTGAAGCAGACGCTCAGCGTCGCCGCCTACGAAGGGATTCGGGCCGCGGTGACGACAAGCGGTGATACTGCCAAAGTGAATACGGCCGCCGATCGCATTCTGACGGCACGCAACGTCAGCGGTGCCGTGGTGACGATCAGTCCCGTGAATTTCGAATCGATGCCGCCGGAAACGTGGATTACCGTCACCGTGTCGGCGCCGGGTTCTTCGAATTCTGTCGTTCGCGGATGGTTCTACGACAACCAGCAGATTGCCGCGAGAGCGACGATGATGAAGGAGTTCTAA
- a CDS encoding glycosyltransferase family 2 protein, with translation MNPAPKTHQAARADCDAVDLSSVVVIIPALNEERSLPLVLRQLPDVAKVIVVDNGSTDATAAVAAAHGAHVVKEIQRGYGAACLKGLEELNSLLAAGEVESRIVVFLDADYSDHPEELPLLVEPILRGAADFVIGSRLLGKREAGAMPFQSVFGNKLACFLMRWLLGFRYTDLGPFRAVRLSSLTALRMQDRNFGWTVEMQIKAVRAKLRIQEVPVSYRRRVGLSKISGTVTGSIRAGWKILYLIARYGVFRRSAAAAPQAAGDQRDG, from the coding sequence ATGAATCCGGCTCCGAAAACGCACCAAGCGGCAAGGGCAGATTGTGATGCCGTCGACCTTTCCTCGGTCGTTGTCATTATTCCGGCGCTCAATGAGGAACGATCGCTGCCGCTGGTGCTGCGGCAGTTGCCCGATGTCGCGAAGGTGATCGTCGTCGATAACGGCTCGACGGACGCTACGGCCGCTGTTGCTGCTGCACACGGTGCGCATGTCGTGAAGGAAATTCAGAGGGGCTACGGAGCAGCGTGCCTGAAGGGACTTGAGGAACTGAATTCGCTGCTGGCTGCCGGTGAAGTCGAATCTCGCATCGTCGTGTTTCTTGACGCGGACTACAGCGATCATCCGGAGGAACTGCCGCTGCTGGTCGAACCGATTCTGCGCGGTGCCGCCGATTTCGTCATCGGATCACGGCTTCTGGGAAAACGGGAAGCCGGCGCGATGCCGTTTCAAAGCGTGTTCGGAAACAAGCTGGCGTGCTTTCTGATGCGCTGGCTGCTGGGATTTCGTTACACGGATCTCGGCCCGTTTCGAGCGGTCCGGCTGTCATCGCTTACAGCGCTGCGCATGCAGGACCGGAATTTCGGCTGGACGGTTGAAATGCAGATCAAGGCTGTTCGCGCGAAGCTGCGAATTCAGGAGGTTCCGGTTTCCTATCGTCGTCGAGTCGGCCTCAGCAAGATCAGCGGTACCGTCACCGGCAGTATCCGTGCCGGCTGGAAGATTCTGTACCTGATTGCTCGCTATGGTGTCTTCCGACGCAGTGCTGCCGCAGCACCGCAGGCAGCCGGAGACCAACGCGATGGATAA
- a CDS encoding prolyl oligopeptidase family serine peptidase, translating to MNPCLQATTAIIAALATVLSSAVFAADWSLDGNPELARYFEAEVAKIERQSSLFNYRTLDEWESARSGLRQQLLDQLGLNPLPAKTPLDAQVTGIVEEPAFVVEKLHFQSMPGLYVTANFYRPKEVTQPLPTVLYVCGHAQVKDGGVSFGNKVGYHHHGAWFARNGYCCLTIDSLQLGEIEGIHHGTYREGRWWWNSRGYTPAGVEAWNCIRALDYLETRPEVDASRFGVTGRSGGGIYSWWISSLDERIQCAVPVAGITTLRNHVVDGCVEGHCDCMFMVNTARWDYATIAALVAPRPLLISNSDKDTIFPLEGVVEIHRQVRHIYRLYGKPENLGLQITEGPHKDTQELRIHAFRWLNRWLRHDDSLISDTAAKLFEPPQLRVFSELPSDQRNTSIDEQFAPAASDPSPGDAAEVIGRQQQWIDAAIARLRHDTFAAWPDNDADWSPAQDVRVESIEIPVTNDPRKADLSVTRLHFDSQENVPLFIDVIQRKQTSTSDLAAAAWEQLGSITSVRLFVADDQQWQHYASLVPGDDEVDPIAPVPVVPLFLSMTEDPGSAVAVFSPRGTGPHAWKGDEKKQVQIRRRFQLIGTTADAMRVWDIRRAIQLVRTNCRSLKQLHLGDPGATGELVLVASLFEPPVDSIWLKSLPANREAEAELLNAARYTTLPELFALAVHGAPVRVQQPDERATAFAERLASDSRWTGQQVTVGEPASR from the coding sequence ATGAATCCGTGTCTTCAAGCCACAACAGCAATCATTGCAGCGCTGGCGACTGTTTTGAGCAGCGCTGTCTTTGCCGCGGACTGGTCACTGGACGGCAATCCGGAACTGGCCAGGTACTTCGAAGCGGAAGTCGCAAAGATCGAACGCCAAAGTTCCCTGTTCAACTACCGAACGCTTGACGAATGGGAATCCGCACGGTCGGGCCTCCGGCAGCAGTTGCTGGATCAACTCGGGCTGAATCCACTGCCCGCAAAGACGCCGCTGGACGCGCAGGTCACGGGTATCGTTGAAGAACCGGCGTTCGTTGTCGAAAAACTGCATTTCCAGTCGATGCCCGGCCTGTATGTCACGGCGAATTTTTACCGTCCGAAGGAAGTCACGCAGCCGCTGCCGACTGTGCTGTACGTTTGCGGCCATGCTCAGGTGAAGGATGGCGGCGTGAGTTTTGGCAACAAGGTCGGCTACCATCATCACGGAGCCTGGTTCGCTCGCAACGGCTACTGCTGCTTGACGATCGATTCACTGCAGCTCGGAGAAATCGAAGGCATCCATCACGGAACATATCGCGAAGGCCGCTGGTGGTGGAATTCTCGAGGATACACGCCCGCCGGTGTCGAAGCCTGGAACTGCATTCGGGCGCTGGACTATCTGGAGACGCGGCCGGAAGTCGATGCGAGCCGGTTCGGCGTTACCGGTCGATCAGGAGGCGGCATTTACAGTTGGTGGATTTCGTCACTTGACGAACGAATTCAGTGCGCGGTGCCCGTCGCGGGAATCACCACGCTGCGCAATCACGTTGTCGACGGCTGCGTTGAAGGACACTGCGACTGCATGTTCATGGTCAACACGGCTCGCTGGGACTACGCCACCATTGCGGCCCTGGTGGCTCCGCGACCGCTGCTGATCAGCAACAGCGACAAGGACACGATCTTTCCGCTGGAAGGTGTCGTGGAAATTCACCGGCAGGTGCGGCACATCTACCGGCTTTACGGCAAGCCGGAAAATCTCGGACTGCAGATCACCGAAGGACCGCACAAGGACACACAGGAACTCAGAATTCATGCCTTTCGCTGGCTGAATCGCTGGCTGCGTCATGACGATTCACTGATCTCCGATACCGCCGCAAAGCTGTTCGAACCGCCACAACTGCGAGTGTTCAGCGAGCTGCCGTCGGATCAGCGCAATACTTCGATCGACGAACAATTCGCACCGGCGGCAAGCGACCCGTCTCCCGGCGACGCTGCGGAAGTCATTGGTCGGCAGCAGCAGTGGATCGATGCAGCCATCGCCCGACTGCGGCACGACACGTTCGCGGCGTGGCCTGACAACGATGCCGACTGGAGTCCCGCGCAGGATGTTCGAGTGGAATCGATCGAAATCCCGGTCACGAATGATCCGCGCAAGGCGGACTTGTCGGTGACCAGGCTGCACTTTGACAGCCAGGAAAACGTTCCCTTGTTCATCGACGTGATTCAGCGAAAGCAAACTTCGACGAGCGACCTCGCGGCCGCTGCGTGGGAACAACTCGGATCGATCACGAGTGTTCGGCTGTTTGTCGCCGACGATCAGCAGTGGCAGCACTATGCGTCGCTGGTTCCGGGTGATGACGAGGTCGATCCGATCGCGCCGGTGCCGGTTGTGCCGCTGTTCCTGAGCATGACCGAAGATCCCGGTTCCGCCGTTGCTGTGTTCAGCCCAAGAGGCACCGGGCCGCATGCGTGGAAGGGCGACGAAAAGAAGCAGGTTCAGATTCGTCGCCGGTTTCAGTTGATCGGTACCACGGCGGACGCAATGCGAGTCTGGGACATTCGGCGAGCCATTCAACTTGTTCGAACGAACTGCCGATCGCTGAAGCAGTTGCACCTGGGTGATCCGGGCGCAACCGGTGAACTGGTGCTGGTCGCGTCGCTGTTTGAACCGCCGGTTGATTCCATCTGGCTGAAATCGCTGCCTGCGAACCGGGAAGCAGAGGCGGAATTGCTGAACGCCGCACGTTATACAACGCTGCCCGAACTGTTCGCGCTGGCCGTTCATGGGGCTCCGGTTCGAGTGCAACAGCCCGATGAACGTGCGACGGCATTCGCTGAGCGACTTGCCTCTGATTCGCGCTGGACCGGACAGCAGGTCACCGTTGGCGAGCCGGCTTCACGTTGA